CTCTTCTGGAATCCCAGGTAACATATTCATAATCGTAGGCGTTCCTGACAAGAGATACTCCATAATCTTAGAAGGAAACGAATATTTTGTATAAGCTTCTTCTCCTCCCCTCGGATTAATTAATACTGTGGCCTCTCTTTGAAGTTTTAAAGCTTCATCCCTGCTTACTTGGCCAAAAAACTTTATTCTTTTATCTAATGCTGCCAGGTGTAAAATATCTTCTTTCGCTTCACCCTCTCCACATATCCATAGACTATAAGAGGGATTGGTTATTAGAGAAAAAGCATCCAATAACTGCATTATGCCGTAAGCTTTAAAAAGAGTTCCTGTGTATAATATTATCTTCTGTTTATCAATAAGGTTGCAGCTTTCTGTTGTTTTTAAATCCTTAGTATTAACCATCCCTTCAACAACAATCCATGGCTTATTACCAACCCTAATTGGTTCGGCCATATACTTAGTAAGCAGTACAAAAGAATCAATATATTTGAGAAAGATGTTCATAAACAGTCTGTCAGCCTTTTTCAAAAGCCTTAAGATAACATTTACTTTCTCGTTAAGCATCATAAATTCTGGAAGATCCGGAGCAATTAGACATAGGTGAATACTTTTATTTATCACTTTTCCTATCGCACAAGCAAAAATTAATGGAGAGTGCATGGAATAGATAATGATCGCTTTCTTCTTTTGTTTTTTTAAATTGGCCCACCGTACTACTTTTTTGGCTAAAGAAATTGCTTTCCATATATGTTTAATTACGAATATATTTAAGAAGCCAATACTCTCATCCTTAGAATAGGAACTGTGTCTAAGTTCAAATGATCTAAAATATATGTCCTTATATAGACGTGGATATGAACCAACAAAAGGAGCATTAAGAATATCTACATGGGTATCATTAGCTTCCTCTAAACCAAAAATTACATTCCATTGCAAAGCATTTGCCGCGAATTGTACTGTACCTCGACTCTTAGCTAGAATTTCATCTTGCATCTCGCTTGGAAAAACTCCGCCAACAAATAATATATCCACCTTACCCTCCGTCCATTTTTCAGTAAATTATTACTCTAGATTTTTCTCCAAATGAATTGATCAATAATTTTTGAGTAGCTCTGTATAATTTTTACTACCTTCACAGATATATTTTCATCAACATAGTCAGGTGCTAATACTGTCTGTTCATTATTTTCCTGCATTGCTTTGGCGAGTTCAATCGACTGTTCAATATCTTTACTGTTAATTCCTCCAATGATGACTGTCCCTTTATCCAATACTTCCGGCCTTTCAGTCGAAGTTCTTAGCAAGATACCTGCAAATCCTAAAATGGCACTTTCTTCCGAAAGTGTACCACTGTCGGAAAGTACACAGAAAGAATTCTTTTGTAATTTATTATACGCAAGAAATCCAAATGGTTTGACGCACCTGACCTGAGGATGAAATACAAAATTTCTTTGTTCAATAAACTTCTTACTCCGCGGATGTGTTGAGTAAATGACCGGCATTC
This genomic stretch from Dehalobacter restrictus DSM 9455 harbors:
- a CDS encoding glycosyltransferase, producing the protein MDILFVGGVFPSEMQDEILAKSRGTVQFAANALQWNVIFGLEEANDTHVDILNAPFVGSYPRLYKDIYFRSFELRHSSYSKDESIGFLNIFVIKHIWKAISLAKKVVRWANLKKQKKKAIIIYSMHSPLIFACAIGKVINKSIHLCLIAPDLPEFMMLNEKVNVILRLLKKADRLFMNIFLKYIDSFVLLTKYMAEPIRVGNKPWIVVEGMVNTKDLKTTESCNLIDKQKIILYTGTLFKAYGIMQLLDAFSLITNPSYSLWICGEGEAKEDILHLAALDKRIKFFGQVSRDEALKLQREATVLINPRGGEEAYTKYSFPSKIMEYLLSGTPTIMNMLPGIPEEYVDYIFFIENETAKGMAEKIVEVCSMPKEKLLEFGIRARNFVMANKNNIIQGKRIYDLINQ